From Streptomyces sp. NBC_00683, one genomic window encodes:
- a CDS encoding glycosyl hydrolase family 28-related protein, with the protein MGNLSRRRLLGSAVAVTAAAAAGALGGAGTARAENGGGTARTASGAVAEGAEGAGGTAGAAGSGARTPGPSPLWREFTAAPFTHPQIPFIGRAGYRSGSALPRRAVRPFVADVLEYGAMPDGSADAAPAINRAIAAAGERGGGTVLIPAGTYRIDDIIRIGHSNVVVRGAGSGATKLYATRNLTELIGAYGSRYGGDKSSWSWAGGLVWLCPEDRWTSLTDAIRAKAWPFEGWTGNKRDEWETLTTVAPARRGDRTVTVSSARHLKPGRLVLLRLADDAGHTLLRHMAGDSEGAASYVWDDKTKLTSYVPYEWPVRITAVRGRKVTLERPLPLDVRPEWDPRLTTLATPLTDSGVEGLTLEAVETPQSPHLLDKGYNGVAFQCAYDCWADDITVRHVDNGFGLIGASACTLRRTKVTGRGAHHPYYCREGSHDNLIEDFTVEERTVPAPAGTQLHGINVEGLSSYNVWSNGRMEMGTFDSHRGMPFANVRTDITVDNNGRHGGDASAGPLFGARFTHWNIRVTNGRAGLMRIDGLAPYSATVGISEVTEFDQIDVPDFTGDLHTRLEAYGTPEAVRPRNLYQAQRDLTR; encoded by the coding sequence GCGGCGCCGTTGCGGAAGGGGCAGAAGGGGCGGGAGGGACCGCAGGCGCGGCAGGTTCCGGTGCCCGCACCCCGGGACCGTCGCCCCTGTGGCGGGAGTTCACCGCCGCCCCGTTCACCCACCCCCAGATCCCATTCATCGGCCGCGCCGGCTACCGCTCGGGCTCCGCCCTCCCGCGCCGGGCCGTCCGTCCCTTCGTCGCGGACGTCCTGGAGTACGGGGCCATGCCGGACGGTTCGGCCGACGCCGCCCCCGCAATCAACCGTGCCATCGCCGCTGCCGGAGAGCGTGGCGGTGGCACGGTGCTCATCCCGGCAGGGACGTACCGCATCGACGACATCATCCGCATCGGCCACAGCAACGTCGTGGTGCGCGGCGCGGGCAGCGGTGCGACGAAGCTGTACGCGACCAGGAACCTCACCGAGCTCATCGGCGCCTACGGCAGCCGCTACGGCGGCGACAAGTCCAGCTGGTCCTGGGCCGGCGGCCTCGTCTGGCTCTGCCCGGAAGACCGCTGGACCTCGCTCACCGACGCGATCAGGGCGAAGGCCTGGCCCTTCGAGGGCTGGACCGGCAACAAGCGCGACGAGTGGGAGACCCTGACCACCGTCGCCCCCGCCCGCCGCGGCGACCGGACGGTCACCGTCTCCTCCGCACGGCACCTGAAGCCGGGCCGGCTGGTCCTCCTCCGCCTCGCCGACGACGCCGGCCACACGCTGCTGCGGCACATGGCGGGCGACAGCGAGGGCGCCGCGTCGTACGTCTGGGACGACAAGACGAAGCTGACCTCGTACGTCCCCTACGAATGGCCGGTGCGCATCACCGCCGTACGCGGGCGGAAGGTCACCCTGGAGCGGCCCCTCCCGCTCGACGTGCGTCCCGAGTGGGACCCCCGTCTCACCACCCTCGCCACCCCGCTCACCGACTCCGGTGTCGAGGGCCTCACCCTCGAAGCGGTCGAGACCCCGCAGTCACCGCACCTGCTCGACAAGGGGTACAACGGCGTCGCCTTCCAGTGCGCCTACGACTGCTGGGCGGACGACATCACCGTCCGCCACGTCGACAACGGCTTCGGGCTGATCGGCGCGTCCGCCTGCACCCTGCGCCGTACGAAGGTCACGGGCCGGGGCGCGCACCACCCGTACTACTGCCGCGAGGGCTCGCACGACAACCTGATCGAGGACTTCACCGTCGAGGAGCGCACGGTCCCGGCGCCCGCCGGGACCCAGCTCCACGGCATCAACGTCGAGGGCCTGTCCAGCTACAACGTCTGGTCGAACGGGCGGATGGAGATGGGTACGTTCGACTCCCACCGGGGCATGCCGTTCGCCAACGTCCGTACGGACATCACGGTCGACAACAACGGGCGCCACGGCGGCGACGCCAGCGCGGGCCCCCTCTTCGGCGCCCGGTTCACCCACTGGAACATCCGGGTCACCAACGGCCGCGCAGGCCTCATGCGGATCGACGGCCTCGCCCCGTACAGCGCGACGGTCGGCATCAGCGAGGTGACGGAGTTCGACCAGATCGACGTCCCCGACTTCACCGGCGACCTGCACACCCGCCTGGAGGCGTACGGGACTCCTGAGGCCGTCCGCCCGCGCAACCTGTACCAGGCACAGCGCGACCTGACCCGCTGA